The genomic interval AAAGAGaaaataacattattattaatgtataaAATAAGTATAACAGAGATTACACATCAGAGTAATGGAGAAAGCGGACAGCATTGGACCTAAAGCATTTGGCGGTattgcctataggctactaaaacaACTGCAAAAAGGTTTCAACTGCAAAAAGATCACTGTGACAAGGCAATTAAATCATGGAATGTTGGTTAGTTAGTCAACAAAATTTGCTGTCAGTTCTGTTTGTCAGTGTGAGACTGCATGTTGACCTATGCCCTCTGACCATGGCCTAAAAGTAGAATCTCTATAGGTTAACACCCACAGTTCGTtatccagtaggcctacatataggCCTTACATCACAATATAAGGAGATTGTCCAAAGACTAAGTAATTTACATTTTTTCAAAGATGCACTTCACCATTCTGTACGTCAATGACGCTCATCTGTGATGCAACTAGTTTGATAATTTCTCTGATGTAAAGAGTGAAGTCCCAGGCCTCCAGTAGGCTAGGGAATTGCTATGGAGTGGTGACTGTTTGCCGATCGCTGATTGGTGAATTTGTGTGACGTATTTGAACTATAAAGGAGAGGTGGTGGGCTTCATTACAGTTACACATCCCAACCAGAGTGATGTTCTTGTGGACCCAGCCAACGGAAGTGTAACAGTAACGTTGTATTGTAACAATTTGAAGATGTCGATTGCATGTACTCAACTTGGTCGGAGCGCCTTGGCAGTACGCGGCTGTGGGGGGATGATGGTATGTAGGCTACTGACAAATAAACTAGACAGATAGTTTGGCTTTTAATAATGTACGAGTCATTGGCTATTGGCTATCTGTAATGTGGAATCATCAATGCCAAGTGTCTGGACATTtagcagctaacgttagaatgAAGAATTGTTTGTGATACCTAGGTGTAGACCTATACGGTGCTTTTtaagaaacactttttttaaattgaaaACAAGTCGAACAAGAAGCAGCATTGGCCACTACAGTACTGTGGCTATTTTTGTACACAAGTATTGGATTGTAACACTCTGATTAAGACTTTAGGACTACAAGAATGAACAAAGGGAATATGTCTATATAGCCCCCATATTGATAGATTCGATTAGTTAATTGTAGAAGGACAAAGCTGGAAAGTTTTGTCATGGTAGCACTCATGGGTTGCGCAACAATAGCACCTGCCACACATCTGTTATCTTATTAGTTCTCTAAATGCCAAATGCTGCTGCTAGTCTTAGATAGACGTAAGAGAACAAATTATTTGTCTTCAAATACTCCAGACTGTTTATTGTATTGTGTACGAAACGACCACCCTGGTAAGGTGAGTTGAGTAAGAAAGGCGAAGTGATGTAACTCAGATATGTAACTTGTCGTGTAGGTTTGTCGCCACTAGAGGGAGCTCAATTCACACAGTTAATGTGTCTACTACTTGTCCTCAAGAAGTCATTGCACTCCTTAATTCCATACACACTCTTACATAGGCCTAAAAAGAAAACTATAGCCTTCATGTTGTGTTCCTTTTGTCTTGAAATAAAGATTAAAGTTGAAGAATATCAATATCTCTCATCTGTCAGATGGTGCGTTATGCACAGACAGCTGCGGCCCCAGCCCCACAACCGAGGATAAAGAAGTTTCAAATCTACAGGTGGGACCCTGACACACCAGGGGACAAACCACGGATGCAGACATATGAAATTGACCTTAATGCGTAAGTGAGGTTTTcaacttcttgactgcaattgCAATTGCAATGTGCTGCCTGTAATATATTTCATGCCATAAttttagccattgctgttcccCCACTCTACTCACTAAAATACTGTTAACAGATGTGGCCCAATGGTATTGGATGCTCTAATCAAAATCAAGAATGATATGGACCCCACTCTAACTTTCAGACGCTCCTGCAGAGAAGGTGAGGGATAGGTTGATGCCACACAGTAAGACAACTGTGCAGTTGTCATAGATGTTAAACTCTAAATTCTGTTAATTTCTGTCATTTTGATGTTAATTGTTTTCTTGTGGATATTTACACAGGTATCTGTGGCTCTTGCGCGATGAACATCAATGGGGGCAACACATTAGCATGCCTTAACAAGatagacacaaacaccaaaGTGACCAAGATTTATCCTCTTCCACATATGTATGTCGTCAAAGACCTAGTGCCTGTGAGTATAATTGATGTACATTTTTTAGAAATGTATCGTGACACTTATGACACTAAGTTGGTCATAAGTGATTTGTTTGTTCTGTCATTTGCCCAACATTTACTGGTCTATATCATTTTTCAGGACATGAGCAACTTTTATGCCCAGTACAAATCCATTGAGCCTTATCTTAAGAAAAAGGATGAAACCCAAGAGGGAAAGCAGTACCATCAAACTATTGAGGACCGTCAGAAACTGGTAAATATGACATAAGGGTCAACCAACCCACAGTAATGGCTATTATACTGATGCACCATAAGAAGTCTCTTGAATGTCTCTTGGACTGATCTTTTGAACTGATGTCCACTGTCCTGCTATTTAGTAAATGTTGCACAAGGGAAAAGATGAATGCTCCATATATTAATTTGATATTGTCCacatcctgtttgttttgtACAGGATGGTCTGTATGAGTGCATCCTCTGTGCCTGCTGCAGCACGAGCTGCCCAAGCTACTGGTGGAATGGGGATAAATATCTTGGACCAGCGGTGCTCATGCAGGTATCTATGCTTAAAGATCCTAAACCTTttaccattgttttttttttcttccagaaAACAAATATGCTACCAGGAACCAGCTATTTTCAATCTGGCCTGATCTGTGTGTGCTGAGATGCTGAGATTAGAATGGCACAGAAGTCACTCATTAGAAGAAAACCGATCATGGTTACTAGCTACATTTTGCATGCTCTTTTATGGTAGAATAGTCAGGGTGTCATTTAACCGATGTTTTCCTCCTGTTCTAGGCCTATCGCTGGATGATCGACTCCCGTGATGACTTCACAGAAGAGCGGCTTTCTAAGCTGCAGGACCCATTCTCCCTGTATCGCTGCCACACCATCATGAACTGCACAAAGACATGCCCTAAGGTAACACCACAGACCACTTCTCAACTGTTCAGTGGTAAAGTaacagaggtggaaaaaaaacTCATGTTTTAAAGTCTTGCACAGAATATGACACCTTCAGTCATGTTACAAGACTGTAATTAGCCATGTCTTGATACTTTTCTATGTGGATTGATTCTTCGGATTATGTGTTGATCAATTAATTTTTTTGTCCTGCCTTTTACTCCACTCACAGGGACTCAACCCAGGGAAGGCTATTGCAGAAATCAAGAAAATGATGGCGACATACAAGGAGAAAGGGTTGTCTGCCTCTTAATTTGCTGAATCTCTGGAATTCAATGGAAAATAGTGTTTTAATGAACAAAAAATAACGTATTGTAACGTAGGAAAATACAAGCAAAATGACAGTGATTATCGGAACTCACAATTTTCTTTTAAGAATGCCAGCTTTTGTCAAAATAGTACAGGGGCGGAGTGGGACACAAAATATTACCAGGAGATTTCAGATTCCAGCGGCCCCCTCTGGAGGTGTTGATGGGAGTATAACCTAACTTGGCCTGATTCCTATTTAAGGGGGGAAATCCGGGGCTATTTAAACCATGTCACAGTCACTCATCTAAAATCTTCAGTAGTCTCTGTACCCATCTCATAGGCGTCTCATTACCTGCATGTCTGGTGATCATAGCTGTTACCACGTTATTACCATGGCTGTGGGGAGGGGCAGCAGGGAGACAGTGTGAGTGGCTGTGATCGCACAATCCAGGCTGCTGGAAGGCGTAGCAAAGAACTTATACAAACAGTGTTATCATGCCCTTTCTAAGATCACAACAGTCAGCCCGGCCTCAAAACATTACTGGTTGACTGGAAATTCTCCTGATTCTTCCAATTACCACTCCGCTACTGATTTAGTAGTTATAGTGAATTAAAAGTACCAGGAATTATTCACAGGAAAATGGAGTTTGTATGTGGGTGGGTTAAGATTCAAATGGTGTGTATGTAAGTCAGACAGAATATgccaggaggaagaggaagctaTAAGGGGATAGATTTGAAATAGAATTGAATAGATTTGAGCCCTTATGCCACAGAGAGGCCCTCATTTGGGAAATGTATATTCTTTATTGCAATGAATGCATTGCTCAGTGCATCAATGTAATAGGTTGGTGCTTGTTTATTCAGTGGATACTgtgtatattatatactttgTACAGTGTGGAATGGCACTGTGTAATTTATCATTTGAATTGTAAATGTACCTAATTGTCTGATGTTCTGAAGAGGATGAAGAGTCTCCCTTGAATGTAAATATTGATGGGTGTGctatggatttgtgtgtgtgtgtgtgtgtgtgtgtgtgtgtgtgtgtgtgtgtgtgtgtgtgtgtgtgcgcgcgcgcgtgcgtgagagagagcttGTTACCCCAAGGTAAACAGTCATGGCTGTTTACAAAACATTCCAAGAAATTACTTCACCATGATCAATAAGACTAAgtacatagcctacacaacttgtTTTGATTGTACTTGAATGTATGCAGAGGTTTGTTGACATCTTACTTACATTGggtattaaatatttatttgctTTTCGATTGCTGATACATAAGGctaaacacaataaaaaaaattctctCCTAAATGTTTTTGGGTATTTACTTCTGCTTGGCGATGTGAGTCCTTGTATGCCATGAAGTATTTTATTAAGAATGCAGAGATGCCTATATTGTGTAGGCCGAATATCCGGCATTAACCATTATGTTCTTGGTTTTGCGGTGGTAGCCTATTTTGGGGCTCAGCTGAATGTGCTCGTGACTGCCAAACAACGGCACAAACTCAGCTGATTTGTTTCATTTCCCCTCTCTTGTTTGAGAGTTTAAAAAAGTGCATGGGAAGAGTTAAGACCATATCCGACTGCTATATTTTGTTATGATTTGTTTGACAGACGTTGCCAGTGTTACCTCGGGAGTCAACAGGGAATTATGAAGTGGTGAGAAATTACTGATAAAAGTAGCTAGGCCTAAGTCTTACTGATGTGGAGTACTAGTATCATAACAGCTAAGAAGTTGATTGTAATAAGATACATTTGAAAAGACACATAAGAAGATTACAGTTTCAAAAGATTAAAGGATTAGACCACATTTTAGGTCAAACTATGCCAAAGTATTAATTTATTACAGAGGTGTAAAGGTCTAGTTTATCCATGAATAATGGGAGCAATTGACAAAATAAACTGAATATTTTTGAGCATGTGCTTCACTTGTGATGTGAAAAATGCATACCTTGGGCTTATCTGCCTTGTCAGATAACCTGATTCTCCTTCACTTTTGTGTTAGTGAGCAGTATTATGGCTGTTGGGCTATTGCTCATTTCATCAGAATAATAATGTAATGGGTCTTCTTTGTCTTCTTTATGTGGTCTTCTTTATGTGGAATTCTTCATTTTCGCTATCCCTAAGTAGGCTACATGAGCATATGTAATGCTTAAAATAGTGTAagttattatgttgtttttactTTGAttgttcaagtcaagtcaagtttatttatatagcgcatttcatacacagaggtcattcaatgtgctttacataaacaaaaccaaacaataataacaaataaaagcatagaagggcaatatagtcaaagaatagttaaaaggtaaagatcataataaaaaaaaaaaacataaaacacaaggtaaaaaatcatttaaaaataaagaataattagtaagcaaaacaaaggcaaaagtagtaaaaaaaagtaataaaagacaaggtagaataattatcaaggcagattcagaatttgtaactctgcacagttagcagaaagcatctgagaacagtttggtcttaagtctagatttaaaactggctacagttggggcctttttgatgtcatccgaaagttggttccacagctgagtcGCATAGCAGAGAAGCTGCTTCACTATGGTTAGTTCTAACTGtgggttttactagcaggtttttcacctgggacctgagaggacgagaaggtgtgtactgctgaagcatgtctgacaagtatttaggtcctgctccatttactgatttataaacaagcaatagtgctttaaagtcaattctgtgacttactgtaagccagtgcaaggacttaagaattggagtaatgtggtcagttcttttagtttttgttagaatcctagctgctgcattttgtatcacctgaagctgttaaatagtatttttaggaaggcctgtgaacagtccattgcagtaatcaaccctgctggagataaatgcatgaatgagtttttctaagtcatgttttgacatcagccctctaagtttgacaatatttttgaggtggtaaaaagctgatttagttatcgctttcatgtggctgttgaaatttagatcactgtcaatacaccaagatttttaacagtctcctttgccttcaacccttttgtgtcaaggagagtggcaaccctaagtctttcctcctttttaccaaatataattatttcagttttttctttgttcagctgaagaaaattttgagacatccaggtgttgatttgttctatacactgacacatagattcaagagggccatagtcgtttggtgatagagctaagtaaatttgtgtgtcatctgcatagctatgatatgaaatcaaattattttgaatgatttgtccaagtgggagcatatagaggttgaataatagtggccccaagatcgacccctggggaacaccacaggtcaaggacgttggtgttgaggtacagtttccgatggcaacaaagaagctcctttcttgtagatttgattttagccagctgataactatgcctgtaaatccaacccagtgttctagtctgtgtagtaaaatattgtgatcaacagtgtcaaatgctgcactaaggtccagtagcactaggactgatgttttacctgaatctgtgttgaggcgtatgtcattggaaactttaatgagagctgtttcagtgctgtgatttgcccgaaaaccagactgaaagtaatcaaaatacccatttgatgttaggaaggtggttaattgactaaagactactttttcaataattttgccaataaaaggtagattggatatgggcctgtaattgtttagcatggaggcatccaggttattcttcttgagaagtggctttacaacagctgttttcagtgacttaggaaaagtgccagacagcagtgatacatttacaatttgaaggacatccgccgctatgtgAAAAagagttttgaagaaattggtaggcagagtgtctaagacacatgtggaagagctgagattctgtaccgttttttcaagtgtttcgtagtctatcaagctgaactctgacatcaagtttagtttccctctgtttgttgctggaagttcaggttgttgaatttgtaattgagcagatatgttgagtcaattttacctttaaaaaaaagttgttgtGAGTAAATGGGCACATTTGTTGACCTCTTTTTGGATGTATATTGAGGGTGTACTTTCTTTGTATTTTATTAGTATCATTACAATGTGAAGTAGCCTGTGTTGATTTAACTAAATGAACCTGAGGTACACTGTACAGTAGCAGCACTTCAAAGAAATGCCAAATACTGCCTGCAGAAAATTAACCTTGGCTATCATAAGTTGACTCAAACCATCCTTCCAACACTGTAGATTGAAAGTGCACAATAATTTATTTGCGAGTGTTTTAGATGGGTCAGAGGCACTAATACCCTTTTAGACACTAGATGGCGATGTTTATTTTTCTGTCGATGTGTCACGTTCACCCAAGCATCCGAGGAAGATCGTTTCtactcgtcacacacacaccgaggaggaggagaataaGAGATAACAGAAATGATACTTGCCTGGGTCTGGCAGACTCGAATACTGCTGAATGTGGAAAGAACACAGTGTTTCTCACTGGCTTCACGCTGTGCAATAAACGCAATGACGAGAGGATCCTGTGTAAATCACTGCCTTCTCTGAGAAATGGAGACTTTTGGTAAGTCAAGCGGCTTAGGCTTCAGTTTGACGGCTCTCTGGGTAAAGAAGAAGACCCTCTGAAATCCTTTCCATAAAAACTAGTTAAAGCTCGAGACTAAGGACTGGCCGTGAAAATGTAATGTTGTTGTAGCCGGGTGTTTCAAGCCTTGTGCTTGCTCTGTCAGACCTAAACGCAGTAACGTGCATAGTGTTCCCAGCATATCGCATGCTCTCGCTCGCTTGAGAAACAAAGTTCTTCAAGGCTATGGATGGTAGGTAGGCCTACGACTTGCAAGACAAATTCAATGCAGATAATCAAATCGGTCATGATTCAAGCATTCTGTAATCTGCGTTATAGGCAGAGGTCGACAGCTCAGTGTCCTTGTCAAAATAATAAGCTTGATGATAGTGATAGGTATAGTGATAGTGTTGTGCGTAACCTGGGTCAGTGCAAAACTTGCACCCACGACAACGACATATCTAATCATAAACACTATGACATTACATGACATCGCACAACAAGATATAAGTGtggtagcctacattaaaaGCATACTTTATTTGTATAGGAAAGTTGTTATTATTGGGTGGTCACGGAAATTAGATGGGCGGGACTTTGCGAGGTGTGTCTCGCTGCGCACCTGCCTCTGATCCAGTCCTCCAGATCCAGCTTTGCGACTTacttgaggaggaggaagagaaccAAACTACCTGGCCAGGTTATTTGTCTAATCAGATGGACTGGTGACTTGTCTGCACTTTGATTGCTGTAGGGTAGGAATGGCCTCTATATCTCTTGATTGAACGCATTATTGGTGTTGGGATAGCCATGTAGTCCTAAGAGAATCCTATTTGGGGATGAATTGTTGAAGCCGTGGTGACACGCAGGCATAGCGAACTGTGTTGCCAAGCAGGCATGGGTATGGTGGAGAACTTGAAATGTATGAAAGACTATCAAAGATCTCATCCTTAGAATTTCGTTTTATTTTGCCACGACAACACCTGCCGGTTTGCTTTGTGACATTTCAGTGACGTTGCGGCCAGCCTGTTAAGACCACTCGAATAACTGCGGAACACTTCCCTTTAAATTCCATTTTCATATCTGGCGATGTGAGTCCTTGTATGCCATGAAATATTTTATTAAGAACGCAGAGATGCCTATATTGTGTAGGCCGAATATCCGGCATTAACCATTATGTTCTTGGTTTTGCGGTGGTAGCCTATTTTGGGGCTCAGCTGAATGTGCTCGTGACTGCCAAACAACGGCACAAACTCAGCTGATTTGTTTCATTTCCCCTCTCTTGTTTGAGAGTTTAAAAAAGTGCATGGGAAGAGTTAAGACCATATCCgactgttgttttgtttgacaGACGTTGTCAGTGTTACCTCAGGAGTCAACAGGGAATTATGAAGTGGTGAGAAATTACTGATAAAAGTAGCTAGGCCTAAGTCTTACTGATGTGGATTACTAGTATCACATAACAGCTAAGAAGTTGATTGTAATAGGATACATTTGAAAAGACACATAAGAAGATTACAGTTTCAAAAGATTAAAGGATTAGACCACATTTTAGGTCAAACTATGCCAAAGTATTAATTTATTACAGAGGTGTAAAGGTCTAGTTTATCCATGAATAATGGGAGCAATTGACAAAATAATCTGAATATTTTTGAGCATGTGCTTCACTTGTGATGTGAAAAATGCATACCTTGGGCTGTTTTTAACTGGGTCTGATCTGACTGCCTTGTCAGATGACCTGATTCTCCTTCACCTTTGTTAGTGAGCAGTATTATGGCTGTTGGGCTATTGCTCATTTCATCAGAATAATAATGTAATGGGTCTTCTTTATGTGGAATTCTTCATTTTCGCTATCCCTAAGTAGGCTACATGAGCATATGTAATGCTTAAAATAGTGTAagttattatattgtttttactTTGATTGTTGTGAGTAAATGGGCACATTTGTTGACCTCTTCTTGGATGTATATTGAGGGTGTActttctttctattttattAGCATCATTATACAATGTGAAGTAGCCTGTGTTGATTTAACTAAATGAACCTGAGGTACACTGTACAGTAGCAGCACTTCAAAGAAAGGCCAAATACTGCCTACTACTTGTCTAAAAGATtagtttagattagattagagtcATTATATATTTACTTATACAATATATCTCCAGTACAGGACTACATTTTCAGAACACTCAACCCAACATTGTCTACAAACCATAATAGTAGCAGTGCAATAGCTCCACATTGTTAGAGAACTGCACTCTCCCAAGTGTTTAAACATTAAGTGTGTATCCAAAACTGGATATGTACAATAAGGGTGTATCCTATAACTGAAGCCTGCCCATAGAGATCTTTCAGAGGAATAATAGCTCTCTCGATGCAGGCGGCAGCAAGCAGGAGGGACGCAGGCTTACCCTGCCTGACCCTGGACTTCGATCTCCTGAGCCGGACCTCACATCCCCCTGTTTTGCACTTCCATGTCAGACGGCTGTCTCACATATGGTATGTCTAGCATATTTGCATGTGTCTTTCCTTGTTCTGACTGAAATCGTGCTGGAAATGAAAGTAATTTCACTCATCTAGTCTGTATGTCCATCACGTGCACAGTATGCTGATGTAGAATGTATAGAAAGAGGTTTCTCAATTCTACTTTGCTCCTACTCCTGTCTGCAGACATTGGTGTATAAATAATTTAAGAATATTAGACATATTATGCATTGGTTTACCCCTATTCTTGTGTTCAATCCTGGCAGGATGTCCAGGGCTACAAATGGATCTGCTGGCGAGTGTGGCTGTGCTACATTGGAGCAGTCCTTTCCCTGGGCCTCCTGCTGTTGCTGTTCAAGTGGCGTCCACGGTGGGGGGTGCTGGCTCGCTGTCGGCAGTGTCCACTGCCCATGGCAGACATCATACTCCTAAGAGTACGACTTTTCTCAGACCTTTTGACTGTCTGTCACAGTTAGATGTTGTGTGTCTATTAGAATCCGTGTCTTGGCATTGCGTTGTGAGTGTAATAGGTATATCATTTATTATATCAATTAAGCTGATGCTGTTGCCTCGAGCAACTTGCTGTGGAGTTAAAGCACATTTTGACTTTCAGGATGACTTTGGGGAGCAGCATGTCCTGACAGTGCTCACTGAGGAGGTTGATGAGGAAGGGTGAGAAGCACCTTTTGTATTTTCTTCCCTGTTCCCTCCTTCCCCAGCCATTTATATTTAATGTGCTGTCCCTGAGCCAGTGTAAATGAGAATAGCGGGATGTTTTTCTCCTCTTGCAGCCTGGGCCAGACGACTGGAGAGGGCAATGAATATGAGTGGAGAGATACAGTGCAGCTGCACAAGGAGGAGGTAAGGACTTGTGGTGGGTGGATGAGAACAAAAGGGAAATAGGATATTGTGCCAAAGACGTGATTTGTCCTACCCAGCACTCTCTAAGCTTGTCTCTCGTGTTTAATCTT from Alosa alosa isolate M-15738 ecotype Scorff River chromosome 4, AALO_Geno_1.1, whole genome shotgun sequence carries:
- the LOC125293388 gene encoding succinate dehydrogenase [ubiquinone] iron-sulfur subunit, mitochondrial-like, producing MSIACTQLGRSALAVRGCGGMMMVRYAQTAAAPAPQPRIKKFQIYRWDPDTPGDKPRMQTYEIDLNACGPMVLDALIKIKNDMDPTLTFRRSCREGICGSCAMNINGGNTLACLNKIDTNTKVTKIYPLPHMYVVKDLVPDMSNFYAQYKSIEPYLKKKDETQEGKQYHQTIEDRQKLDGLYECILCACCSTSCPSYWWNGDKYLGPAVLMQAYRWMIDSRDDFTEERLSKLQDPFSLYRCHTIMNCTKTCPKGLNPGKAIAEIKKMMATYKEKGLSAS